The following are encoded together in the Streptomyces flavofungini genome:
- a CDS encoding non-ribosomal peptide synthetase: protein MSPPIDTPAGPASVLATDSVIDMVDEHVCLRPTAVAVDAADGRVDYATLSARADACARALRQRGIRPAELVAVRITPSAAGVGAVLGVARAGGVLVPLDPSQPPLRQREIIDVARIRLVVSAGEDTGACPSGSGSPHPSGPGSPHPSGSGETYPSGSGGPYASASGETYTVTDTGKAPRALGPMPGAAYVIHTSGRTGAPKGVVCTHAALANVARAQRAVFGIVPGTRVAQVAPWCVDAALFEMVLALTAGACLCVATPDDRYPGPPLERFLTRARVSAAVLTPSSLRALRPDRVPDLRLVVSAGEALLPDLARTWAARGRLVNAYGPTEATIWSTYAELDEHTIGAGTSAPLGRPLPGCSLTVLDRDLRPVPPGTPGEACVGGAGLAAGYLDQDELTAARFPTGPSGRVFRTGDIVVQDGGPDTLRFVGREDEQVKLGGLRVELGEVRHTLVRHPAVHDCAVRKDGDRLVAYVVPAHGAEVDRYALTEWVEQRLPLQMVPSLYVPMAELPSTAWGKLDVAALPAPDDAVAAQRDRTSAPRSATERYLTALAAELLDVPAVSPRDDLFLIGMTSLTMAQLLRRVLDELAVDIEPVDVFENPTPAELATALDKREGGAA, encoded by the coding sequence ATGAGTCCGCCGATCGACACTCCGGCAGGACCCGCATCCGTCCTCGCCACGGACTCCGTGATCGACATGGTCGACGAACACGTGTGCCTGCGTCCTACGGCCGTCGCCGTCGACGCCGCCGACGGCCGTGTCGACTACGCGACGCTCTCCGCCCGTGCCGACGCGTGCGCGCGGGCCCTGCGGCAGCGGGGGATACGGCCCGCCGAACTGGTCGCGGTGCGGATCACGCCCTCGGCCGCGGGTGTCGGCGCCGTGCTCGGCGTGGCGCGGGCCGGGGGCGTTCTGGTGCCGCTCGACCCCTCGCAACCGCCGCTGCGGCAACGGGAGATCATCGACGTGGCGCGGATCCGGCTCGTGGTGTCGGCGGGCGAGGACACGGGGGCATGCCCCTCCGGGTCCGGGAGCCCGCACCCCTCTGGGCCCGGGAGCCCGCACCCCTCCGGGTCCGGGGAGACGTACCCCTCCGGGTCCGGGGGGCCGTACGCCTCTGCCTCCGGGGAGACGTACACGGTGACCGACACCGGCAAGGCCCCCCGCGCCCTCGGCCCGATGCCCGGCGCCGCGTACGTCATCCACACCTCCGGAAGGACGGGCGCGCCCAAAGGCGTGGTGTGCACCCACGCCGCGCTCGCCAACGTCGCCCGTGCGCAGCGCGCGGTCTTCGGGATCGTTCCCGGCACCCGGGTGGCGCAGGTGGCGCCCTGGTGTGTCGACGCCGCCCTCTTCGAGATGGTCCTGGCGTTGACCGCGGGCGCCTGCCTCTGCGTGGCCACGCCCGACGACCGGTACCCGGGTCCACCGCTGGAGCGGTTCCTCACCCGGGCGCGCGTCTCGGCCGCGGTGCTCACGCCCTCGTCCCTGCGCGCCCTGCGACCGGACCGGGTCCCGGACCTCCGCCTCGTCGTCAGCGCGGGTGAGGCCCTGCTGCCGGACCTGGCCCGGACCTGGGCGGCCCGGGGCCGACTCGTCAACGCCTACGGTCCGACCGAGGCCACCATCTGGTCCACGTACGCCGAACTGGACGAGCACACGATCGGGGCGGGCACCTCGGCGCCCCTGGGCCGACCCCTGCCCGGCTGCTCGCTCACCGTCCTGGACCGGGACTTGAGGCCGGTCCCGCCGGGCACGCCCGGCGAGGCCTGCGTCGGCGGCGCGGGCCTCGCCGCCGGGTACCTCGACCAGGACGAGCTCACCGCGGCGCGCTTTCCCACCGGCCCCTCCGGCCGTGTCTTCCGCACCGGCGACATCGTCGTCCAGGACGGCGGCCCGGACACGCTGCGGTTCGTCGGACGCGAGGACGAACAGGTCAAACTCGGCGGCCTGCGGGTCGAACTCGGCGAAGTCCGCCACACCCTGGTCCGGCACCCGGCCGTCCACGACTGCGCGGTGCGCAAGGACGGGGACCGCCTGGTCGCCTACGTCGTTCCCGCCCACGGAGCCGAAGTCGACCGGTACGCCCTCACGGAATGGGTCGAACAGCGGCTGCCCCTCCAGATGGTGCCCAGCCTGTACGTGCCCATGGCGGAGCTTCCGTCGACCGCGTGGGGAAAGCTGGACGTCGCCGCGCTGCCCGCTCCCGACGACGCGGTCGCCGCGCAGCGGGACAGGACCTCGGCACCGCGGTCCGCCACCGAGCGCTATCTCACCGCTCTCGCCGCCGAGTTGCTGGACGTCCCCGCGGTCTCCCCGCGCGACGACCTGTTCCTGATCGGCATGACGTCCCTGACCATGGCCCAGTTGCTGCGTCGTGTCCTCGATGAACTCGCCGTCGACATCGAGCCCGTCGACGTGTTCGAGAACCCGACCCCCGCGGAGCTGGCCACCGCCCTGGACAAGCGCGAGGGGGGAGCGGCATGA
- a CDS encoding amino acid adenylation domain-containing protein, which yields MQKPNRPTTQELICSDAALAVHRAINRTSSPYPRHSGIPERFEHWAALRPEAPAVVQGSRELSYRLLNRLANGLARELRTRRVGPGTTVGVCVARSPELLVALLGVLKAGATYVPLDTAWPDERLRYVLRDTEAAWVLSDAADALVPRLDGVRPGVLPVDTQELTPDDTDRPSGASADSVACVNFTSGSMGRPKGVPILHRGINRLVHGATYGPMNEHSRVLQITPVTFDIATWEIWGALLNGGVSVLYPAEPIRLSTLDKVVKSGGVTITLLTTALFNLIVDEAPEVLDTVATITTGGEAHSNRHMAEAVRRYGPGRVVNLYGPTECTCVGTYFPVDEPPRDDAPLPIGKPIQNTRLYILDDHARRLCEPGESGEICLAGDGLAAGYLGLPELTRARFVHRVVAGVPERLYRTGDRGHLLPGGDVVFEGRLDDQVKVNSYRIELGEITHQLNASPAVKRSHVTVREHHGAKSLVAFVVPAAPATNPESLRDHLATKLPSYMVPARIHLCETFPLTPNGKVDGRALVRLLTDQEASTP from the coding sequence ATGCAGAAGCCGAACCGGCCCACGACGCAGGAGCTGATCTGCTCCGACGCGGCCCTGGCCGTCCACCGCGCCATCAACCGGACGTCGAGCCCCTATCCGCGCCACAGCGGCATCCCGGAGCGCTTCGAGCACTGGGCCGCGCTCCGCCCGGAAGCCCCCGCGGTCGTCCAAGGGAGCCGGGAACTCAGCTACCGCCTGCTCAACCGGCTCGCGAACGGGCTGGCCCGCGAGCTGCGGACCCGGCGCGTCGGCCCGGGCACCACGGTCGGCGTGTGCGTGGCCCGCTCCCCGGAGCTGCTGGTGGCCCTGCTCGGCGTCCTCAAGGCAGGTGCGACCTACGTCCCCCTGGACACCGCGTGGCCGGACGAACGGCTGCGTTACGTGCTGCGGGACACCGAGGCCGCATGGGTGCTCAGCGACGCGGCGGACGCGCTCGTGCCACGGCTCGACGGCGTCCGCCCCGGCGTACTGCCCGTCGACACGCAGGAGTTGACGCCTGACGACACCGACCGGCCGAGCGGGGCGAGCGCCGACAGCGTCGCCTGCGTCAACTTCACCTCCGGCTCGATGGGCCGCCCCAAAGGCGTACCGATCCTCCATCGCGGCATCAACCGCCTGGTGCACGGCGCCACGTACGGCCCCATGAACGAGCACAGCCGCGTCCTTCAGATCACGCCGGTCACGTTCGACATCGCCACCTGGGAGATCTGGGGGGCTCTGCTCAACGGCGGGGTCTCGGTGCTGTATCCCGCCGAGCCCATCCGGCTGTCCACACTCGACAAGGTCGTCAAGAGCGGCGGTGTGACCATCACGCTGCTCACCACGGCGCTGTTCAACCTGATCGTCGACGAGGCTCCCGAGGTGCTGGACACCGTGGCCACGATCACCACGGGCGGCGAGGCCCACTCGAACCGGCACATGGCCGAGGCCGTCCGGCGATACGGTCCCGGCCGCGTGGTCAACCTCTACGGCCCCACGGAGTGCACCTGCGTCGGAACGTACTTCCCCGTCGACGAACCACCGCGCGACGACGCCCCGCTGCCCATCGGCAAGCCGATCCAGAACACCCGCCTCTACATCCTCGACGACCACGCGCGACGGCTGTGCGAACCGGGGGAGAGCGGCGAGATCTGCCTGGCCGGTGACGGCCTGGCGGCGGGCTACCTGGGCCTGCCGGAACTCACCCGCGCCCGCTTCGTCCACCGCGTCGTCGCCGGGGTGCCGGAGCGGCTCTACCGGACCGGGGACCGCGGGCATCTGCTGCCGGGCGGCGACGTGGTCTTCGAAGGCCGCCTCGACGACCAGGTCAAGGTCAACAGCTACCGCATCGAGCTGGGCGAGATCACCCACCAGCTCAACGCCAGCCCGGCCGTGAAACGCAGTCACGTGACGGTCCGCGAGCACCACGGCGCCAAGTCGCTCGTCGCCTTCGTCGTGCCCGCCGCCCCTGCCACCAACCCGGAGAGCCTGCGCGACCACCTGGCCACGAAGCTGCCCTCCTACATGGTCCCGGCGCGGATCCACCTCTGCGAGACCTTCCCCCTGACGCCGAACGGCAAGGTCGACGGCCGCGCCCTCGTCCGGCTCCTCACCGACCAGGAGGCGTCCACGCCATGA
- a CDS encoding thioesterase II family protein: MSTPDSPTAHTDHADHADDRFERWFPGVPPDPRLPSLLCLAGSGAGPGEFRPWKAALSGRIEVAAVALPGREHRAREPNIDSLPELVTRLKRAAAPLLTAPFALFGYSTGALVMYELARSFTPEQRGNLLHLFVGGQPAPRWPQTDSGHSDQSDAELIDYLRRMGGTPEEVLNSPPFMRLFLRALRADLRFAERYDHPGPAHLPCPLTLFAGQHDAVVPPHTLPAWVEETARAFRFVRLPGAHFTLRTDRDLIIAGISALCGSTRSAHGSLPHAPPAHPPSRQPRCWSK; the protein is encoded by the coding sequence ATGAGCACACCGGACTCCCCCACCGCTCACACCGACCACGCCGACCACGCCGACGACCGATTCGAACGCTGGTTCCCCGGCGTCCCCCCGGATCCCCGACTGCCCTCGCTCCTCTGCCTGGCCGGGTCAGGAGCGGGCCCGGGCGAGTTCCGCCCGTGGAAGGCGGCCCTGTCGGGACGGATCGAGGTGGCGGCGGTGGCCCTGCCCGGCCGCGAACACCGCGCCCGCGAACCCAACATCGACTCCCTCCCCGAACTCGTCACACGCCTGAAGAGAGCGGCCGCACCCCTCCTCACGGCACCGTTCGCGCTCTTCGGTTACAGCACCGGCGCCCTCGTCATGTACGAACTGGCCCGCTCCTTCACCCCCGAACAGCGAGGCAATCTCCTCCACTTGTTCGTGGGCGGCCAGCCCGCACCGCGCTGGCCCCAGACGGACAGCGGCCACAGCGACCAGAGCGACGCCGAACTGATCGACTACCTGCGCCGGATGGGCGGCACCCCGGAAGAGGTCCTGAACAGCCCCCCGTTCATGCGCCTGTTCCTCCGCGCCCTCCGCGCCGACCTCCGATTCGCCGAACGGTACGACCACCCGGGCCCGGCACACCTGCCCTGCCCCCTCACCCTGTTCGCCGGCCAGCACGACGCCGTCGTCCCCCCACACACCCTCCCGGCCTGGGTAGAGGAAACAGCCCGGGCCTTCCGCTTCGTCCGCCTCCCGGGAGCCCACTTCACACTCCGCACGGACCGCGACCTGATCATCGCCGGGATCAGCGCCCTCTGCGGCTCCACGAGGTCCGCGCATGGCTCACTGCCGCATGCGCCGCCCGCCCACCCGCCGTCACGTCAGCCGCGGTGCTGGTCGAAGTGA
- a CDS encoding acyl carrier protein, which yields MSDVRDAAGSTRRAPFEPSGPAAAQSALADIWRDLLGPASFTAGDDFFHVGGTSVTAIRFLQRVEKRFGPDTLTPEQLYDDPRLGALAAAVWDAVRANS from the coding sequence ATGAGCGACGTACGCGACGCGGCCGGCTCGACCCGCCGCGCGCCCTTCGAGCCCTCCGGGCCGGCCGCCGCGCAGTCGGCGCTCGCCGATATCTGGCGCGACCTGCTCGGCCCCGCCTCCTTCACCGCCGGGGACGACTTCTTCCACGTCGGCGGCACCTCGGTCACCGCGATCAGGTTCCTCCAACGCGTGGAGAAGAGGTTCGGCCCGGACACGCTCACTCCTGAGCAGCTCTACGACGATCCCCGCCTCGGCGCGCTGGCAGCGGCCGTCTGGGACGCGGTGCGGGCGAACTCCTGA
- a CDS encoding cytochrome P450, with product MAATFTVGTVPGALPLLGHVAAIGRSPLEFMAALPVHGDLVRIRLGPWPAYVVCDPLLTHEVLVNDRVYDKGGPTYDKLRQVGGNGLVTCAHRFHRRQRRLVQPAFHRDRLPGYARAMSHQVDVTTGPWRDGHVIDVVATMNAFSTGVATRTLFAADVDETVLTEIQQATTDMFDGVARRLLLPFAWLDRLPTPGNRRFERARRRLERHTRQLITDYRKAGVDHGDLMSMLLAARDDESGGLTDAEIHDQVLTFFSAGSETVSPALAWAWHLLGQHPEVRAELHAEVDSVLGGRVAEFADVPHLKVTARIITETLRLYPPVWLLTRRTAVDTDLAGQRLPAGTVVVFSPYVLHHHPALHPDPERFDPDRWRNGAGCPAAERAFTPFGAGARKCIGDEYARTEAALALASMAARWRLEPLPQARVRAAPRLALAPRSLRMRLHRR from the coding sequence ATGGCAGCCACGTTCACTGTCGGCACCGTCCCCGGAGCGCTGCCCCTGCTCGGCCACGTCGCCGCGATCGGCAGGTCGCCGCTGGAATTCATGGCCGCCCTGCCCGTCCACGGTGATCTGGTGCGCATCCGCCTGGGGCCGTGGCCGGCCTACGTGGTGTGCGATCCCCTCTTGACGCACGAGGTCCTGGTCAACGACCGGGTGTACGACAAGGGCGGTCCGACGTACGACAAGCTGCGGCAGGTGGGCGGCAACGGCCTGGTGACGTGCGCGCACCGGTTCCACCGCAGGCAGCGGCGGCTGGTGCAGCCCGCCTTCCACCGCGACCGTCTCCCCGGCTACGCGCGGGCTATGTCCCACCAGGTCGACGTGACCACAGGACCGTGGCGCGACGGTCACGTGATCGACGTGGTCGCCACCATGAACGCGTTCAGCACCGGCGTCGCCACGCGCACCCTGTTCGCCGCCGACGTCGACGAGACGGTCCTCACCGAGATCCAGCAGGCCACCACCGACATGTTCGACGGTGTGGCACGACGCCTGCTCCTGCCCTTCGCGTGGCTGGACAGGCTCCCGACCCCGGGCAACCGCCGCTTCGAACGCGCCCGGCGCCGACTGGAGCGCCACACGCGTCAACTCATCACCGACTACCGGAAAGCCGGCGTCGACCACGGCGATCTGATGTCGATGCTGCTGGCCGCCCGTGACGACGAATCCGGCGGCCTGACCGACGCGGAGATCCACGACCAGGTGCTCACCTTCTTCTCCGCCGGGAGCGAGACCGTCTCACCCGCGCTTGCCTGGGCCTGGCACCTGCTCGGCCAACACCCGGAAGTGCGGGCGGAGTTGCACGCCGAGGTCGATTCCGTGCTCGGCGGCCGCGTCGCGGAGTTCGCCGACGTCCCCCATCTGAAGGTGACCGCCCGGATCATCACCGAGACGCTGCGCCTGTACCCGCCGGTCTGGCTGCTGACCCGGCGCACCGCGGTGGACACCGACCTCGCGGGGCAGCGGCTGCCGGCCGGCACCGTCGTCGTGTTCAGCCCGTACGTCCTGCACCACCACCCGGCACTGCACCCCGACCCCGAGCGGTTCGACCCCGACCGCTGGCGGAACGGCGCCGGTTGCCCCGCTGCCGAGCGGGCCTTCACCCCGTTCGGTGCCGGTGCCCGCAAGTGCATCGGTGACGAGTACGCCAGGACCGAGGCCGCGCTGGCGCTCGCCTCCATGGCCGCCCGGTGGCGTCTTGAGCCCCTGCCGCAGGCGCGGGTGCGTGCCGCGCCACGGCTCGCGCTCGCCCCGCGCTCCCTGCGCATGCGCCTGCACCGACGCTGA
- a CDS encoding cytochrome P450 codes for MASTSAAYDRSLSIYALSARSMRQDARTLFSRLSAAAPVHWDPYAGTWLVAGRAEALRACTGPEFSALRLSGTARHTAPGAPGDARRRVADVLARQALFLDGPAHAAWARIIRRALAPGRVDALTPWIVRRVADLVRSGAAGGGATTGATTGGGTTSGGTPTSAAPSGGGDAPRGSGRLDVVADLAAPLPLDVIARLFALPPADTGAIRTWSEAYTRVVTGVAPEADAGVFALVAEFTDYALDLVRHRRASPGPDALTTLIAGADATAEPRTGTGTGPGPGPGPGMGIDFDIAANLLMLIAAGHQTTTGFLSGAVLERLRPTWGPLPPGTPGDAEVEELLARVSPSRFVGRLVTRDTELGGHRLRAGQSVLVLLAAANWHALDHRANGGAAPAGHLAFGHGRHRCPGARLARLESRLVLEHLFGPGRRPTLTDASVPWSDNVNLPCPLRVPIALSGHAEKGSPV; via the coding sequence ATGGCCTCCACAAGCGCGGCGTACGACCGGTCGTTGAGCATCTACGCGCTGTCGGCACGCAGCATGCGGCAGGACGCCCGGACCCTGTTCTCCCGCCTGAGCGCAGCGGCCCCCGTCCACTGGGACCCCTACGCGGGGACGTGGCTGGTGGCGGGCCGGGCCGAGGCCTTGAGGGCGTGCACGGGACCGGAGTTCAGCGCCTTACGGCTCTCGGGGACGGCCCGGCACACGGCACCGGGCGCTCCCGGGGACGCGCGCCGACGCGTCGCCGATGTGCTGGCCCGGCAGGCGCTCTTCCTCGACGGCCCCGCCCACGCCGCGTGGGCCCGGATCATCCGCCGCGCCCTCGCTCCCGGCAGGGTCGACGCACTGACGCCGTGGATCGTACGGAGGGTCGCGGACCTGGTGCGCAGCGGCGCGGCGGGCGGGGGCGCCACGACCGGCGCCACCACGGGCGGAGGCACCACGAGCGGAGGCACCCCGACCAGCGCCGCCCCGAGCGGAGGCGGAGACGCCCCAAGGGGAAGCGGTCGTCTGGACGTCGTCGCCGACCTCGCCGCGCCGCTTCCGCTCGACGTGATCGCCCGCCTGTTCGCCCTGCCCCCAGCCGACACGGGGGCGATCCGCACCTGGTCGGAGGCCTACACGCGCGTCGTCACGGGCGTCGCCCCCGAGGCCGACGCCGGCGTGTTCGCGCTCGTCGCGGAGTTCACCGACTACGCCCTGGATCTCGTACGGCACCGCCGGGCGTCGCCCGGACCGGACGCTCTCACCACGTTGATCGCCGGAGCCGACGCCACGGCCGAGCCCCGCACCGGCACCGGCACCGGCCCCGGCCCCGGCCCCGGCCCCGGCATGGGCATCGACTTCGACATCGCCGCCAACCTCCTCATGCTCATCGCCGCCGGACACCAGACGACCACCGGTTTCCTCTCCGGCGCGGTGCTGGAACGACTGCGCCCCACATGGGGCCCGCTCCCCCCGGGCACACCGGGCGACGCCGAGGTGGAGGAATTGCTCGCCCGGGTCTCGCCGTCGCGGTTCGTGGGACGCCTCGTCACCAGGGACACCGAACTCGGCGGCCACCGGCTGCGCGCGGGACAGTCCGTTCTGGTGCTGCTCGCCGCCGCCAACTGGCACGCGCTCGACCACCGTGCGAACGGCGGTGCGGCGCCTGCCGGGCACCTGGCGTTCGGCCACGGCAGGCACCGCTGCCCCGGTGCCCGGCTGGCTCGCCTCGAATCACGGCTCGTCCTAGAGCACCTCTTCGGGCCCGGACGCCGTCCAACGCTGACCGACGCGTCCGTGCCCTGGTCGGACAACGTCAACCTGCCGTGCCCGCTGCGCGTTCCGATCGCGCTGAGCGGCCACGCCGAGAAGGGAAGCCCCGTATGA
- a CDS encoding class I SAM-dependent methyltransferase, protein MKGQFDALARDYARMAEENPVRVHSERFTLLDVLGDVRGRKVLDMGCGTGQYTRLLRDLGAVDVTGIDASEGMLEHARWLERDRPRGVRYVRRDACRTPRGAAPADSGDPELEGIFHTVVSVYLLPYARTEQELTSMCRTARGALRPQGGRYLTVTLNPDVSMTPHWYEPYGYEVVAPHRTDEAADAADKDADKDDEAEAAEPGAARTDGFPYRARVHVGARSVTLDAYRWSRAAHERALRRAGFERITWIRPRISAEGRRLYADGFWDNYLHCPQILLADCLAGPASPS, encoded by the coding sequence TTGAAAGGCCAGTTCGATGCGCTCGCGCGGGACTACGCGCGCATGGCGGAGGAGAACCCCGTGCGCGTACACAGCGAGCGATTCACGCTGCTCGACGTGCTCGGTGACGTACGCGGAAGGAAAGTCCTGGACATGGGGTGCGGTACGGGGCAGTACACGCGGCTCCTGCGCGACCTCGGCGCGGTGGACGTCACCGGGATCGACGCGTCCGAGGGGATGCTGGAACACGCCCGGTGGCTCGAACGGGACCGGCCGCGGGGGGTGCGGTATGTCCGGCGGGACGCGTGCCGGACGCCACGGGGTGCGGCACCCGCCGACTCGGGTGATCCGGAACTCGAAGGCATCTTCCACACCGTGGTGAGCGTGTACCTGCTGCCCTACGCGCGCACGGAACAGGAACTCACCAGCATGTGCAGGACGGCACGCGGCGCGCTGCGGCCGCAGGGCGGGCGCTACCTCACCGTCACGCTGAACCCCGATGTGTCCATGACGCCGCACTGGTACGAGCCCTACGGATATGAGGTCGTGGCTCCCCACCGCACGGACGAGGCCGCGGACGCCGCGGACAAGGACGCGGACAAGGACGACGAGGCCGAGGCGGCCGAGCCGGGTGCCGCGCGCACCGACGGGTTCCCGTACCGGGCGAGAGTCCACGTCGGCGCCCGTTCCGTCACGCTCGACGCCTACCGCTGGTCCAGGGCCGCACACGAAAGGGCCCTGCGCCGGGCCGGGTTCGAGCGGATCACCTGGATACGGCCGAGGATCTCCGCCGAAGGCCGCCGCCTGTACGCCGACGGCTTCTGGGACAACTACCTCCACTGTCCGCAGATCCTGCTCGCGGACTGTCTGGCGGGACCGGCCTCGCCCTCCTGA
- a CDS encoding EF-hand domain-containing protein, with translation MATSDKGQVFEYRFEFFDANKDGRIDRSDFEQEANRLIRAFGADADSPRARAVMDGSMAVYDYIMRKAGSKSGSLSREEFVSVSTATITDRGPTGFAEVLAPYAYACANLCDVDGNGEISQEEYARWLTVIGAPADNITESFRAMDTDKDGRVTIDEFVAAMKSYVLGESAVGMLG, from the coding sequence ATGGCGACAAGCGACAAGGGACAGGTCTTCGAGTACCGCTTCGAATTCTTCGACGCGAACAAGGACGGCCGCATCGACCGCTCGGACTTCGAGCAGGAGGCGAACAGGCTCATTCGCGCGTTCGGCGCCGACGCTGATTCACCTCGCGCGCGTGCCGTCATGGACGGCTCCATGGCGGTCTACGACTACATCATGCGCAAGGCGGGCTCGAAGTCCGGGTCGCTGAGCCGCGAGGAGTTCGTCTCCGTGTCCACGGCGACGATCACCGACCGGGGCCCCACCGGTTTCGCCGAGGTCCTGGCCCCGTACGCCTACGCCTGCGCGAACCTGTGCGACGTGGACGGCAACGGTGAGATCAGCCAGGAGGAGTACGCGCGGTGGCTCACGGTCATCGGCGCTCCGGCGGACAACATCACCGAGTCCTTCCGGGCGATGGACACGGACAAGGACGGAAGGGTCACCATCGACGAGTTCGTGGCGGCGATGAAGAGTTACGTGCTCGGCGAATCGGCCGTGGGGATGCTCGGCTAG
- a CDS encoding twin-arginine translocase TatA/TatE family subunit has protein sequence MFGLSELALILLVVVVVLAVRKLPELTRSAGKATRILKSEKRALKNDPEGPDPAQRH, from the coding sequence ATGTTCGGCTTGAGCGAGCTGGCCCTGATCCTCCTTGTCGTCGTGGTCGTCCTCGCCGTGAGGAAGCTGCCCGAGCTGACACGCTCAGCCGGCAAGGCGACCCGCATCCTCAAGAGCGAGAAGCGCGCGCTGAAGAACGACCCCGAAGGCCCGGACCCCGCCCAACGCCACTGA
- a CDS encoding ion transporter produces the protein MPDPTDRAPSAREVLAARCRAVTEARWFTVTVFALILANAALLGVETYAGLVADWHRWLSLAEHVCVAAFTIEILLRVSAHADRPRDFFRDPWNLFDLAVLLSAFLPVIRENGTILRLLRLARILRAARFLPQLRVVMVAVGRSLPGTVSFLLVGALLLYLYAMVGWVFFADHDPEHFGSIGRAVLTLFLLMTLDGLGDAVRAGLEISRWSFVYYASYVLLASFVLVNVLIGVVITSLEEARDMEKKRDAEGDAVASSGTAAPVDQDLLRERIATARRALDDLERTLTPPQREAEQTVSTSSRHP, from the coding sequence GTGCCAGACCCTACGGACAGGGCTCCGTCCGCCCGCGAGGTTCTCGCGGCGCGCTGCAGGGCCGTCACCGAGGCGCGCTGGTTCACGGTCACCGTCTTCGCGCTGATCCTCGCCAACGCGGCCCTGCTGGGCGTGGAGACGTACGCGGGTCTGGTGGCGGACTGGCACCGGTGGTTGAGCCTTGCCGAGCACGTCTGTGTGGCCGCCTTCACCATCGAGATACTCCTGCGCGTCTCCGCGCACGCCGACCGGCCCAGGGACTTCTTCCGCGACCCGTGGAACCTCTTCGACCTGGCCGTGCTCCTGTCCGCTTTCTTGCCGGTCATCCGTGAGAACGGCACCATCCTGCGGCTGCTGCGCCTGGCGCGCATCCTGCGGGCGGCCCGTTTCCTGCCGCAGCTGCGCGTGGTGATGGTCGCCGTGGGGCGCAGCCTGCCGGGTACGGTCAGCTTCCTGCTCGTCGGCGCGCTGCTGCTGTATCTGTACGCGATGGTGGGCTGGGTCTTCTTCGCCGACCACGACCCCGAGCACTTCGGCTCCATCGGCCGTGCCGTCCTCACCTTGTTCCTGTTGATGACCCTGGACGGCCTGGGGGACGCGGTCCGCGCGGGTCTGGAGATCTCCCGCTGGAGCTTCGTCTACTACGCCTCGTACGTCCTGCTGGCCTCCTTCGTCCTGGTCAACGTCCTCATCGGCGTGGTCATCACCTCGCTGGAGGAAGCACGCGACATGGAGAAGAAGCGCGATGCGGAAGGTGACGCCGTGGCCTCCTCCGGCACCGCGGCGCCCGTCGACCAGGACCTGCTGCGCGAACGCATCGCCACAGCGCGCCGCGCCCTCGACGATCTCGAACGGACCCTCACACCCCCGCAGCGGGAAGCGGAGCAAACCGTTTCGACGTCCAGTAGGCACCCATAG
- a CDS encoding thioesterase II family protein: protein MSTHARTTGPTDPTDHGPWFHYVARRPAPRRRLLCLAGAGSGPSEFLTWPDELPSDTEVWPVQLPGREQRLREEPCTDLPALMQNLTKALDTAETAGPLGTTDDTTPLPPTPLPLILFGHSFGALVMYDLARRISAERPGHVRGLIVSGLAAPAGPTARSRISHLDDAELLAWIRGLGGTPTELLDERWFADWLVRDVRTSYRIRESYEAVSAPPLTCPVVAFGGQDDFETSAPDLDAWARVTTGPFRSHTVPGGHFFLREQRTQFLTLLGEELRRIPSTEPETRS, encoded by the coding sequence ATGAGCACTCACGCCCGCACGACGGGCCCGACCGACCCGACCGACCACGGCCCCTGGTTCCACTACGTCGCGCGCCGACCGGCCCCGCGCCGGCGTCTGCTGTGCCTGGCGGGCGCGGGCAGCGGCCCTTCGGAGTTCCTGACCTGGCCCGACGAGCTGCCCTCGGACACCGAGGTGTGGCCCGTCCAACTGCCCGGCCGCGAGCAGCGCCTGCGCGAGGAGCCCTGCACCGACCTGCCCGCGCTCATGCAGAACCTCACGAAAGCCCTCGACACCGCCGAAACGGCTGGCCCCCTCGGAACCACCGATGACACCACTCCCCTCCCCCCGACTCCCCTCCCCTTGATCCTGTTCGGCCACAGCTTCGGCGCGCTGGTCATGTACGACCTGGCTCGCCGGATCAGCGCCGAACGCCCCGGGCACGTGCGAGGGCTCATCGTCTCGGGCCTGGCCGCGCCCGCCGGGCCGACCGCACGATCGCGGATCAGCCACCTGGACGACGCCGAACTCCTCGCCTGGATCCGCGGACTCGGCGGCACCCCCACGGAACTCCTCGACGAACGCTGGTTCGCCGACTGGCTGGTGCGCGACGTCCGCACCTCGTACCGCATTCGCGAGAGCTACGAGGCCGTCTCCGCACCTCCTCTGACCTGCCCAGTCGTCGCCTTCGGCGGCCAGGACGACTTCGAGACGAGCGCCCCCGACCTGGACGCGTGGGCACGGGTCACCACCGGACCGTTCCGCAGCCACACGGTGCCCGGCGGCCACTTCTTCCTCCGGGAGCAACGCACTCAATTCCTCACACTCCTCGGCGAGGAGCTGCGCCGCATCCCCAGTACGGAACCGGAAACACGGTCATGA